In a single window of the Nymphalis io chromosome 20, ilAglIoxx1.1, whole genome shotgun sequence genome:
- the LOC126776479 gene encoding nucleolar complex protein 3 homolog yields the protein MAKKGKAKISKVKRNNQTTNKMKKQGKLKLQRHKAKVQKQKQPTQNQLEYSSESESSSNEWADMLDEEEQQYITSRLVKQPQLLSNIPDEEKEDKHGSKRKRGKEKLPKPAKPTRNVNSDSGAESDTDTDMEDKYEKELAEQPTKKMRSLLPIKTKTGIEERMEECDESETEQENDQQNDEKSDEEEADSGMEVTTEEGKPEDKDVITTVELMAQRRDRLNHEKLRIGALCSSLLESPEKKLKNLFPILYLMDERLKDGTQNLISVRKLATISAAEVFCDILPDYKIRHQDYSDVKLKKDTLTLYKYEKELLEFYKRYLQRLEKASNVFRRKKGDNRKAESSAESLALVSVRCLCGVLAARPYFNYAANIAQSAVPLLGAADARVRALVAACAAAVFADDQRGEITLTIVRLINQLVKRRGDRIHPSALDCLLTLKIKDVDLDKEADLQNKKRQEEKHKKRIINLSKKEKKRAKKLKEVERELLETRAQESAAARRALLTDVTRTLFHIYFRLLKSAPRAGLLAAALTGLARFTHVINLEYYSDLVAILSRMLRDERVGAHEKLLCVNTVLSILSGAGDALNVDPAHFHAHLYHNMLSVHAGGTSGSARCVLQALSALAARARSVPGAVLHALAKRLLGAALQLPHHAALAALALLHSLLQQNKSLGSLFETEEVVGSGRYDPLLPSPEHSGAHAATAHDACALRAHYHPHVRHLATALLTRRSHDLVSMTPMQILDQYDSSQMAFKPAIPPPKPIDPTTKIKSGQAWAQSDFKTYCTDIEDSVQMKFNENIVR from the exons atggCG aaaaaaggTAAAGCAAAGATTAGTAAAGTCAAAAGAAACAATCAaactacaaataaaatgaagaagCAGGGTAAATTAAAACTGCAAAGACACAAAGCAAAGGTACAGAAACAGAAACAACCGACACAAAATCAGCTGGAATATAGCAGTGAAAGCGAATCATCCAGCAACGAATGGGCCGATATGTTGGACGAGGAGGAACAACAGTACATAACTTCTAGGCTAGTAAAGCAGCCACAGCTGTTGTCTAATATACCTGACGAAGAGAAGGAAGATAA ACATGGATCAAAGCGTAAAAGAGGCAAGGAGAAATTACCAAAACCAGCCAAACCCACCAGAAACGTAAATAGTGATAGTGGTGCTGAGAGTGATACAGATACAGATATGGAGGACAAGTACGAGAAGGAACTGGCTGAACAACCCACCAAAAAAATGAGGTCTCTTTTGCCTATAAAGACTAAAACAGGAATCGAGGAAAGGATGGAAGAATGCGACG aaTCAGAAACAGAACAAGAAAATGATCAGCAAAATGATGAAAAATCAGATGAAGAGGAGGCAGATTCTGGCATGGAAGTAACTACAGAGGAAGGAAAGCCAGAAGACAAAGATGTCATCACCACAGTAGAACTGATGGCACAAAGACGTGACAGGTTGAACCATGAGAAGCTCAGAATAGGAGCTCTTTGCTCATCATTATTGGAAAGTCCAGAGAAAAAG TTGAAAAACCTGTTTCCAATCTTATATCTGATGGATGAACGACTAAAAGATGGTACGCAGAATCTGATCTCAGTACGTAAGCTGGCCACAATATCCGCTGCAGAAGTGTTCTGTGACATCCTGCCCGACTACAAGATACGACACCAGGACTACTCAGATGTTAaat TAAAAAAGGACACACTAACATTGTACAAATACGAAAAGGAACTTTTGGAATTCTACAAGAGATATCTGCAGAGGTTGGAGAAAGCGTCTAACGTGTTCAGGCGCAAGAAAGGCGATAACCG CAAGGCGGAGTCGTCGGCGGAGTCGCTGGCGCTGGTGAGCGTGCGCTGCCTGTGCGGCGTGCTGGCGGCGCGGCCCTACTTCAACTACGCCGCCAACATCGCGCAGAGCGCGGTGCCGCTGCTGGGCGCCGCCGACGCGCGCGTGCGGGCGCTCGTGGCCGCCTGCGCCGCCGCCGTCTTCGCGGACGACCAGCGCGGCGAGATCACGCTCACC ATAGTGCGTCTCATCAACCAGCTGGTGAAACGTCGCGGGGACCGCATCCATCCCTCTGCGCTCGACTGCCTCCTCACGCTGAAAATCAAAGACGTGGACCTCGACAAGGAAGCTGACCTGCAGAACAAGAAGCGACAGGAGGAGAAACATAAGAAACGAATCATTAACTTATCTAAAAAAGagaaaaag CGCGCGAAGAAGTTGAAGGAGGTGGAGCGCGAGCTGCTGGAGACGCGCGCGCAGGAGAGCGCGGCGGCGCGCAGGGCGCTGCTCACGGACGTCACGCGCACGCTCTTCCACATCTACTTCCGCCTGCTCAAGTCGGCGCCGCGCGCGGGGCTGCTGGCCGCCGCGCTCACCGGCCTCGCGAG GTTCACACACGTGATCAACCTGGAGTACTACTCGGACCTGGTGGCCATCCTGTCCCGTATGCTGCGCGACGAGCGGGTGGGGGCGCACGAAAAGCTGCTGTGCGTGAACACCGTGCTCAGCATCCTGTCCGGCGCCGGAGACGCGCTCAACGTGGACCCCGCGCACTTTCACGCGCATCTCTACCACAACATGCTCTCCGTGCACGCCG GCGGCACGAGCGGCAGCGCGCGCTGCGTGCTGCAGGCGCTGTCGGCgctggcggcgcgcgcgcgcagCGTGCCGGGCGCCGTGCTGCACGCGCTCGCCAAGCGCCTGCTGGGCGCCGCGCTGCAGCTGCCGCACCACGCCGCGCTGGCCGCGCTCGCGCTGCTGCACAGCCTGCTGCAG CAAAATAAGTCGCTGGGGTCCCTGTTCGAGACGGAGGAGGTGGTAGGGTCGGGGCGCTACGACCCGCTGCTGCCGTCGCCGGAGCACAGCGGCGCGCACGCCGCCACCGCGCACGACGCCTGCGCCCTGCGCGCGCACTACCACCCGCACGTGCGACACCTCGCCACTGCGCTGCTCACGCGACGCTCGCACGACCTCGTCTCGAT GACGCCCATGCAAATTCTGGATCAATACGACTCGTCTCAGATGGCATTTAAGCCCGCTATACCGCCGCCCAAACCCATCGACCCGACCACTAAGATCAAGTCCGGCCAGGCGTGGGCGCAGAGCGACTTCAAGACCTATTGCACTGATATTGAAGATAGTGtacaaatgaaatttaatgaaaatattgtgaGATGA
- the LOC126776484 gene encoding caldesmon, with amino-acid sequence MMSNRYATGQSSAIRKSRLEGKPSLLPKPRRPGSTDRLSTEARRPSTTGHRSSSAEPARGTFGARLSREASATKLQLNGRSRSQTGESRYGQATTTPLRTTHYSRPTTTPVRTPSEDRSSRSWQTSLERALAFVTIKDQRPLASAAWQRAECARVSEALCARGAGAGLLRPLTIARFVDVAGALLAAVSRDAKLSSDNYVTKLPHLSKRLLYPGAVSKSWLRTVNTLHAFPHALALIAYLLDLVAHIEMPVLDEWLYVGKDELACLRRDYLYKCWIRFQDPGHQFEDLNEDYLENLKVLLGNDEEKIAELQQVIKKYETCLEDEAERSARADEQRRAARRDALLGALRSARVARREQAERAHEQRALRGQHADAARHLELDVERAAAELERVRAELDAQPLSVAERARLLDDVDYAARVHDSKRALADQIAKMVMTKETELALWQKKTLDSCVEYKQGLIHLSAHLPALAGLAVDEKELMGAECAARLCEAVEALREQAARLSAARADCARARSALARRRALLLEEARTKIAEMKSNVQREQQSLDAELSKESSEAAAWTAEELEVADRLEKLRGCQEEYARVDSELEFWEKQDLEWRTRLAELEQYIANQKIESKRMLESARERRLRLVLDNLALWNEKLGRD; translated from the exons ATGATGTCAAATAGATATGCTACTGGGCAATCATCGGCTATTAGAAAATCAAG ACTCGAAGGAAAACCGTCGTTACTACCAAAACCGCGACGTCCCGGCTCTACAGATAGGTTGTCGACGGAGGCTCGTCGGCCTTCAACGACGGGACATCGTTCAAGCAGCGCTGAGCCCGCTAGAGGAACTTTTGGTGCTCGCTTGAGTAGAGAGGCCTCTGCTACAAAGTTACAATTGAATGgg agGTCTAGGTCTCAGACAGGGGAGTCAAGATATGGTCAGGCTACTACTACTCCTCTACGAACAACTCACTACTCTAGACCCACCACTACCCCAGTG AGAACACCGTCGGAGGACCGCTCGAGTCGCAGCTGGCAGACGTCCCTGGAGCGGGCGCTGGCGTTCGTCACCATCAAGGACCAGCG GCCGCTGGCGAGCGCGGCGTGGCAGCGCGCGGAGTGCGCGCGCGTGTCGGAGGCGCTGTgcgcgcgcggcgcgggcgcggggcTGCTGCGGCCGCTCACCATCGCGCGCTTCGTGGACGTGGCGGGCGCGCTGCTGGCCGCCGTCTCGCGCGACGCCAAGCTCTCCTCCGACAACTACGTCACTAAG CTGCCGCACCTGTCCAAGCGCCTGCTGTACCCGGGCGCCGTGTCCAAGTCGTGGCTGCGCACCGTCAACACGCTGCACGCCTTCCCGCACGCGCTGGCGCTCATCGCATACCTGCTCGACCTCGTCGCGCACATC GAAATGCCAGTTCTAGATGAGTGGCTTTACGTCGGGAAGGACGAGCTGGCGTGTCTCCGACGCGACTACCTGTATAAGTGTTGGATCAG GTTTCAAGATCCCGGACATCAATTTGAAGATTTGAACGAGGATTACTTGGAAAATTTAAAAGTGCTTCTCGGAAACGATGAGGAGAAGATAGCGGAGCTGCAACAAGTTATCAAAA AGTACGAGACGTGCCTGGAGGACGAGGCCGAGAGGAGCGCGCGCGCCGACGAGCAGCgccgggcggcgcggcgcgacGCGCTGCTCGGCGCGCTGCGCTCCGCCCGCGTGGCGCGCCGCGAGCAGGCCGAGCGCGCGCACGAGCAGCGCGCGCTGCGCGGGCAGCACGCCGACGCCGCGCGCCACCTCGAGCTGGACGTGGAGCGCGCCGCCGCCGAGCTGGAGCGCGTGCGCGCCGAGCTGGACGCGCAGCCGCTGTCCGTGGCCGAGCGCGCGCGCCTGCTGGACGACGTGGACTACGCGGCGCGCGTGCACGACTCCAAGCGCGCGCTCGCCGACCAGATCGCCAAG ATGGTGATGACCAAGGAGACCGAGCTGGCGCTGTGGCAAAAGAAAACGTTGGACAGCTGCGTGGAGTACAAGCAGGGACTCATACACCTCTCCGCGCACCTCCCCGCTCTGGCCGGGCTCGCCGTCGACGAGAA GGAGCTGATGGGCGCGGAGTGCGCGGCGAGACTGTGCGAGGCGGTAGAGGCGCTGCGCGAGCAGGCCGCACGTCTGTCCGCAGCACGCGCCGACTGCGCACGCGCACGCTCCGCACTCGCACGCCGACGCGCGCTGCTGCTC gaGGAGGCTCGCACAAAAATTGCAGAGATGAAATCGAATGTTCAACGGGAGCAACAATCGTTGGACGCAGAATTGAGCAAGGAGTCTTCCGAAGCCGCCGCCTGGACCGCCGAAGAATTGGAGGTGGCCGACAGGCTTGAGAAGCTGAGAGGGTGTCAAGAGGAGTATGCGAGAGTAGATAGTGAGCTGGAGTTCTGGGAAAAGCAGGACTTGGA ATGGCGCACGCGGCTGGCTGAATTGGAGCAATACATCGCGAATCAAAAGATTGAAAGCAAACGAATGCTAGAGAGCGCGCGCGAGCGACGTCTGCGGCTTGTGCTGGACAATCTCGCCTTGTGGAACGAGAAGCTGGGCCGCGACTGA